The region GATGTCTACatgaaatgtttcagttttgaTTTGATGGAAGACCTGCTCCTCGCCAATCATGAAGTGGCTATAACTACATACTATAAGCCCCTCATTGGTATAAGCTTACAAAATATCCCTAAATTGTTACAATGCTGAGGGGAGTGATGATCACAGTGTTGgcaatacacacattttaaataaactcGTTTTTATCAAATTTTATATTGGCAAGAGAGCACAGATGAGTTTTGTGAGAGCCAAGGTACAAGCAGCCAACCTATGAAAAGTACCAGAAGAAgcttttactgtaaaaaaaaaaaaaaatacactgaaaatttTACGGTATGAAAGTGAGAAAAGGGGACTCAAGCAGTCACTACAGTCGTGGACGGGCCACGAGTATTATATCATTCTTAAGCAAAGTCAAAAGAACAACGTCTAATTCCTTAAGTCCACGTACTGGGAATACGGATTGTTTGAAGGTCCAGATGTTCCAGTCCAACTCACGGTGGTTTCCCCGTCATCCGTTTCAAAATTATGTTTTCCAACCCCTTCGACTTCCCACAACCCTGTGTGCTTTGACGGTTTGGTCTGCCGGGTAGTTGTCGATCGCCAAAGATGGAAGAAGAGACGCGGCCGTACTGGCCGATGCTCTATGTGCTATGTGAAGTAGGTcacctggaggaggggggcattTGTGGATGCTGGTTACCCCCGTAGCTACTCTTTAATGGCCATGGACGCTGCACGTTGCCATCGTTCTGATCTGTGACACGGCGAGAGTgaccactcccctcccccctcccaggtgTTCCATGGTGCTTGGTGTCGTCTTCCTCAGAAGTCCACATCATCAGAATCCGAGGTCCCGGTGGACTGagcctcctcctgcttctctccCCACACAAACCTGTAGTTGTTCTCCAGTTCCTGCTGCCGCTTCTGCTCCTTGTACACCTCCTCTGTCCCCCCAGTCTGACAGAGAAGAAAATCATCAGATTTGCGGTGATAGCGGAAGAAACCAACACGTTAAGAGTTCTCTAAAAGTATTGTGTTTTCCTCAACTATCAATACAGACACAAGGAGTGGTTTTGTTGCTGGAAGCCAGTTGAAACTACCAGTAACTAAACCTAGTGATCAATACCAGGgactaacaaataaaatgtataaaacaacaCATGCTTTACCAGCAGGTTTATTAGCAGTTCTCTAAAAGACTTGGTGTCTTCCTCTGTCAACCACTGGTCCCCCGCCTCCTCGGCCGACCGGCGTGTCAGGATCTTCACCTCAATTTTACCTGAAAGGACATACCCATCAGCCCACATATTGGCATTCATACACAATAGAGTGTTACAGCgatgacgtctttttgtaggccaacccggacgttTCTTACGCCATGGGTTCCCTTGGCAGATTTTCAacgcgtttttttccccccataggAATTTTGTTTTCTGCCAAAAATAAGGCCTGTGGTTAACATAAGTCCAAGAGTTTCATGTTTTCTACGAGacattacacccattaatagcTCAGCTGTGAATTTCGAAGTCGCTATGTCCTTTAAAGGATACAACAGTTGTTGTGTGCAGGTgggctagtatggaaacttgagtggCGGTTGCCAGAATGCaaccattgttgtagtttcaatatagcaacttgtcagcaacttactttttaaagcacataacagcttcgAAATGTATGGTTGAGATATCAATgggtataatttatttttgtaaaacaaaacgtgaaactctctTAGGCTTACGTTAACACACCTTATTTTTGGCAGAAAAAGAaatccctatggggaaaaaacattggaaatctgatgagggaacccatggctcaaaaatgcgaACGTACTTCcaggttttaggactacaaactgtaacactatttTAGGGAAGCATACCACTCCCAGCAATCCACACAACGGGACACAAAAGATTAAGGGTTGGAAATAAAGATCAAAGAATGGGTGTGGACAGAGCTGATGGCTGAGGCGGTGTGACACTTATGCCCCTCGTCTGCCGGCTGTGATTGGACCGTGTGGGGAATGAGGCGTGGAAACCAGACGAACATCTTTTGCGAAGCAGAAGCAGAGAGCAGTCGAGCGTTAAAAAGGGCTGAAATTACACACAGAACAACTTACTGCCGACACAAGGCCCCGCAgtggccggtgtgtgtgtgtgtgtgtgtgtgtggggggggggggggcgctatgGCGTCTGCTTCAAACAAACTGGCCGAGCGACGTGGCGCCTGTGAGCAGGGCTAGCCAATCCTGGTCCTCGACAGCCAAACAATCTGCTGGCTTTTTACTTGTGCCTTAGAACGAGCTAacgattcagacccaagaaaccagttGAGAAAAGTAAAAGTGCTTTGATAATCAAGTGCTGAGTACAAGTAATTAAGTGCTGAATaacaaagaaaaccagcagactctgaggctctccaggaccaaggctGCAGATCTCCGCCTTAGAGTTTTCCCTGATAGAGGTTAGTGTCCACCTTCTGGATGTTTTGAtcgtttttgctttttttgggggtgcAGGAAAAGAAGGTTGGGTTAAACACCAGCCCCAAGAAGAGAAGTGCCCAGCGGATGCCACCGTTCTCCTACCTTCCGTTTTCAGGCCCGCACGTTCTAGCTGCTCTTTAACCACGTCCTTAATGTGCTGCATTTGGGGGTCCCGTTCGCTCAATTCCTGCACCTTCAACTGCCGATCGGGGCTGCCGCCCGGCTTATACTTAGTAACTTTGATTTTAACATGGTCGTCAGGGGCTTGGTCTGGGTAgcgacaaacaaaacaacaaggTCACTTGAacagcaggaggcgctggacCTGACCCTGAGCTGGCACCAACAGAGCAGTTCCTTATCGGGCGAGACCCTTGCCTCCGATCGGTTGAGGGACCTTTCACCCCCCAGAATAGCCCTCTTTAAACGGAAGGTTTCTTAGTCTTTGGGTTAAAAGGCAGACAGGATTAATAGTGAATGGAGGATGAGGTGTGAAAAATTTGTGAGCATCACCTTGATCAAAACTTTACCCAAGGCTGTTCTCTGAAGATGGTCAACCAGGGAAAGAAATTGGTTGTACATCGATTTTCTCTCCGCAATAGTGAAAATCACTTACTGGGCGTGTTTGCCATGTCCAACCCAAAAATCCCTGTGTTTCAGTTTCAAATGCTCACTTCACTAAAGCAATGGAAATCTGATGTACATATGAAAATGTTAACATGTTAGCACTCACTTTTTTCCTTCCCTGCCTGCCCTAAACTGTAGGGTCCATGTAAACATAGGGGATCACCTTGGGTTTGCGTGCCACTCAAACAATGAAAAGATATTTCACCCTTACAAAATGTCCCCACAGAACTCTAATGAATCAACTATGAACTTCACTGATCAGGTTTGGTTAGAGGTCTGTGGATGGACATGGAAGGAATACAGTCACAACCCAACATGTCTGCAAACTGAACCTGTGTTTGCAGAGCACATTTGGGTTTGGCCACAGATTCTGTAGGCAAACAAGATACTCATCTCCTTGCTCTTGACACTGAAAGTTCTCTGTGCCTCTAAAGCAGAAACATTATAAGTTCATGCATTAAACTGGATGAATCAAACTGGAACATTGTAAAGGGGCACAACCAATTAAAGTAAAGTCGAATAATTGGGTAAGCctgttcatgaatattcatagcACAAGAAACTCCTGTAGttaagaagcagagaggaaggaaggtGCTAACCAACTGGTTGGTCTAAAGAATCTGTGTTCTGGCATCCAGAAGGCCGTCaaagctgggggggtggggggttaggacgGGTCATTTACCTGGCTGGCGGGGGGCGAGGCTCGGGCTGCCCCTGGCGGGGTCCGCGGCCCCAAGCTCACCCTCGGGCCCGGGTTCCAGCACCTCCTTGTCTTCCAGGCGGTCGAGCAGCTTGTCCAGTGTGGTCTCCAGCGTCTGCGTGGCCTGGCCACGGTCGAACTCACCTTTCAGGCCCTCCgtctccagctcctgctgggCCTTGAAGGAAAAAGGTTCGGGGCCAGGCATGGTTTAGAAAAGTACCAAATGGGTTTTTATCCTATTCTTTTGCATTTTGCCACATGGAATGTTGCATGTTGTTGCCTGGTGAACAAACCTCAATAATCAGTTGCTGGCTGTAGAACATAGTCATACAGGAGTGTTCTACAATGGGACAGTCAAGCAAAGGTAACTTAGTTTCGTAAACTAAATCAAAAGTGTAAGTTTCTTTTAAAGTAGTGTTGCATATTTAGTTGTTAGATTACCACCTTTGAGAAACAGAGAATATAATATGATCTGGCAGACGGGCTCTGTTCTCTCTCGGTCTTCCGACTACAGGCATGGGAAAGAATGTGGCCTCAGCTCATGGCTAGAGCCATTAGCAACCAAACCGCTCGACCCCCATTCTGTACCTCGTCTATGATGTTGTCAAATTCTTTCTGCATCTCCTCCTTGATGGCATCGATCTTGGCCGAGGGCACGGAGAGGTCGGCAATCTCCTCCTCGAACTCCTGCAGCAGGCGCTCGTCTTCGTCCTCCCCTTCCTCTGCGTTGTCTTTTCCCTCCTCCTGCCTgccctcggccccgccctcagccccgccctctcccctctctctccggtcGGCAGAGGCCACCTGTGAGGACAGTGAAGGGACAGGCAAACGGACATAGCTTCAGTATCAAGGTTTGTGTCAAGAAGGCTTATATGTCGCcttttagtctctctctctatgcccCGCCTCTTATTGGCTGCCATTATTGGTTAACCACGGTTACACATTAGCCATTGGAGAAAGAGCAGTATTGCGGTTTGTCGGTCAAATATTACACAGCACGAGTCAGATACCGGTGTGCATGCATCAatatgcaaatttatttttattattagactGTAATGATTCAAACATAAGTTTGTTTCATACTAGTCATTGCCTTCATCGAAAACTACATTCTACCAAAGTATGCCAACTGTGTATATCTGCGCAGAATCTCAATCAAAGCACGGCAGTATTCTGGAGTGCAGTATCAACATCTTTtcaaacattgcaaaaacattcttttaacAATGCCGACACTGCACCCCAGAACACTGGCGTGTTTTGGTTGAGGCTTTGCACAGTTGGCGTACTTCCCTGAAAAGTAGTTTTCGATGATACCGTGCACAACAAGGTCTATGGAAGTTCATGAGCAACTGTTTCATTATAGTAGAATGAGATGTTACTGTTGagtttttcaaatatatatgtttGGTACTTTGAGCCCCGTTTGGTGTCCACTGTATCAGGGTGAGCTCCAGCAGATATCTAGAAAACACATCAAATCTTActgaaactatctggatggacagaTTGCACTTATACCACATGCTAatatagctttattttatttttttggtgaactgcccctttaaggacctctcttttattttaatctttggCAAATGACCATGGTATAAGCGCAATACTCCGCTCCGAGGTGTAGGTTAAAGGTTTTTCCTTGCCTCTGCACCGTGTGTTAAATTATTCCAAACATGTCTACACTGCGGATGACATTCCCTTCATGCGTGTTTATAGTAATTCTGTTAATGCTTATTACATTTGATCTTGTGATTTATGTTATGCCATTGACTTCATATTTGCATAGAACCAGGCCTACACTCATCCCAGTCTGAACAAAGGAAGGAGGCCACATGAATCCTTTATTGGTGAGACAGTCGGATTTCGTGCAGTCATGGTGCCCCATTTCGTTTGCCACTGACGTCAGTTAGGAGTGGTCAAACAGTTATCTGACCTTCTCTGGTGCAACACTTTTATTTGTCTACAAAGACAGGCCCATTCATTCAATTTCACGTGGCCTACAAATGTTCAGACACTCCTTAAAGATTTGGCTGAACCGGTGGGAGAAGCAAACAGGGATATTTGCATACTCACTGGAAAGCTTGCAgcttggagaagaaaaaaaaaaactgcaggctCAACAGTTTTTTCAATTTAGTAACAATCCCACTACGGTCTGAACAAACCATTACAGACTTACAAACAATCCTACTATTGTCTAAGCAGACCATTACAGACTCAGACTTTACACTTTACAGAGACGCTTTGGAGACCAAAAAATTAGTGAAACCAGAGAGGACATTATTGCACATAACTGAGGCAAAGCATTACTGAGACCTTGCTGAGATGTTACTGAAGGCGAGAAGTTACCAAGATGTCACTGAGAAGCTACTGAACGTTGTTCAGGCCAGGAAGTCACCTGACTGAGAAGTTCCTGTCCTTGGTTACTCAGTCACTGACCTTTCTATTGTTCTCTTTCAGGTGCTTGACGAATTTCATTAGGTCCGACGAGTCTGTGACAAtcttaaaattgaattttcctTCTCTGAATTCTGCTGGAGAAAGCATAAAAACTGGGTAAATGAATCTGTGGAAAGGGGGCTAAATTTGAtgaaaagacaacaaaaaaaagccactcGGTTATGACATGGACCTTCACCTTTATCTCCGAGTTCAGTTTCTGCTGTATCTCCGTCaatctgtgaaaacaaaactgcattaGTAATCCAAGCCCATGGCCCACTGCCAATCAACCAAGAATTTAGTTGTATGACAGAATTTATTGAAATAATGTATGCAGCATTTCCAAAAGAAATTATGTTTTGCGTTCCAAATTCAGGAAATTCTTTCAACTAACGTTGGCTGCCTGgaaaatctaaatgaaaaaagacTTTCAATTAGTGTCAGTTGTGCTAGATGCACAGGCTTGGTTTTGACTATTTCCCTATAATAGAGCAATGGTGGAGTACAAGAGatgattttaaatttatttttatttttttaacccagtTTGAATGCCACGTTCCTCTGGTACACGGACGCTAGGGATGGGTATCATCATGATTTTTCCGATACGGATGgataaaatgataattttaaaACTGCACTACACGGTGCCTAAACCAAcatcttctttaaaataaactgcaaatgACAACATTAAAGGATGTCTTTTCCTTACCTTCTGCGCCTCCTCAGTGTCCTTGGGAGTCTTGCCGTCCGGCTTCGCCGCCTTCTCCCAGAACTCCTCGTCCTCCGCGTCCTCCACGGAGACGTCTTCCGGCGACGCGTCGTCCGCTCCTGCTCAAACGCGCACATGGCTAATCAGAGCGCTACGTCCGCAATTTGGTTAATTCCTACCGCACCGGCACCATCGTCTCTTCCTTAGAGTAAAATAGAAACAAAGGCTGAGGAGACACTCTGAGGCCTGTGCCCACTCAATGTTTTCTGTCCGTAactttgtaaatggtaaatggactgcatttatatagcgcttttatccaaagcgcgttacaattgatgcctcacattcaccagagcaattaggggttaggtgtcttgctcagggacacttcgacatgcccagggtgggggatcgaaccggcaaccctccgactgccagacttacctcctgagctatgtcgccccgttgtgtttgtgaagaaaacgtGAATTTGTTTCCAAGTTTGACAAGTTAATTTTGCTGACAGCGAGAAGATTTCATACCCTTGGCCTGCAACCTTGGAACTAGAAACCTGCAGGATctgttggttttttattttttattttttactcctTAGCACTTAAATGATCACTGAAAGCAGTTGATGACACAGTAAACTCACTTCAGCAGGTTTTTAAGGTCTGAActggtttcagatttttaggCAAAAGCGAAAACCACAAGATTTTGCAGCTCTcctggaccagggttgcagatcCCTGTGCAGTACCAAACGATTCTCTAAAAACTAGTATTATTTATTGAAGGCCACCCAgcagtttttttcattcattttatttgtcctAAACTAGACAAATAAAATGGTAGAATGATCTATTGCGAGGGGTCAAAGACCAATGGGGAGGCTGGAACCAAGAGGGTTCAGACAACATTTTTATGACAGGGACTTTCACAGTAAGACTTTAAATGCATGGAACAGCACAGACCACAGGGGTGAGTCTAAATTTGGAATGAAACCGGTCACATGACATGCAAAATTTCATACGCAAGTTAACAATTGCGTCATGACTCAAACAAGCTTTTACAAATGATGGTCGAGTTGACACCGAGCCCCAAATGTAGTCACggtcaacatttatttttaagttgactttttaaaaacatgactatGCCTGATCAGCCTGAGGTGAACTTGCACAGCAAAATGTGAGACCAACACATTTGACCACTTGACATGACCCTTGATCGAGGTACTCATGCTGAATTGCAtcaatatccagctgtgtaaacaaTCAACTGTGAGCTTTGCCAGTCACCCAAGAAAAGGGCAAACAAGTTATacaaaacacactgacacatacataCCTGGCTCTCTAACATCTGACTAGCAACTGATTGATCCACATTCAATTTGTGGGATTTGCATGTTCCCTTTACTCTTCAATCCCAGCCTGTTATTGTTTAACCCCAATATTTAACGGTGTTAACCCCAAAATGTACCCTTAAAACGCAACGTTTTACCTTTATCCGTGTCCTCCTGGCCAACAGAGGGCACTGCAGCATCCTCCTCTGCTGTCTTTTCGCCTGTTCTGCTATCCGCGACCTCGTCCTTGGCCAGAATCTCGTCCAGGTTCTTAAGCTCCTCTGATATCTGCTCCACTTTGCGCTTGGTGTCAGCTGCGGGAAGGGGAGGCACCGTCACCCCCCCGTAACTAACTGCAGGGTGCTGCACGTCCCAGACAGAGCACCCTCAGAAGACAGCAATTAGCGTTTTATAATGAGGAGGAAAAGGGCAGCACTCAACAGGGTGAAACGAGATGGAGTAAAAAGCAGGATGACCCTGCATGCCCATAACAAACATTCTGTTTTGGAGGTATTCAGTACATGCTCAGAGAGTTTGGAACAACTTCTTGCAATGGCAgagtacaataaaaaatatccaaataaaaaatagccaTGCTAtgttattttcataaattttcaagttttctttttttctaatttgaggTCTTTGAAGAGTAACTAGGTTGCAGTGCTGGCCACACCTAAATCAAAGTGCGTATTTCTATTGGCAGCTGAGGCAAATACCTGTAATGACATCACCGATTGGTTGGAGCCAGCAGTACAATCATCAGGCTAAACATTTTAACCATAGAGAGTGGTTTCTGCCGAGTGCTGGCTTGCTCTTTAACGGGTCTTGGGGAGCCCTGCCATTGAATCTGTGAGCCTCACAGGGCGCCGCGGCGACGCGTCACTCACAGACTTGGGCCTTGACGTAGTCCATGTACTGCTGGGGGCTGAGGGCGGGCTGGCACACGATGCCGTGGGGCTTGGTGGTGGACGGCGGGCGCAGGAAGGGGTGGTGGCAGGTGCGCGTGGTGTGGACCGTCAGCACGTAGCGGCAGGACTGCGGCTCGTCCACGCGCGCCACGTAGTCTCCGGAACCTTCCTCGCACAGGAACTGGAGGCAAAGCGCgccgagcgagcgagcgagcacgagagagagagagagagagagagagcgagagagagagagagagagggggcggggggtcaaAACGGTTATGGGCTCTCCGTCTTTCCGAGCTGGCAGGGGCCGCGTCTCGTGATCCCGCCCAAATGCCACGGCTGTGCTTTCACTGACCTGTTATGCCAGTTATTACCActcacatttttcttcattgaCAGATTCAGTTTTGATGACAAAGCCACACGACTCATTTCCACCGCAGGAGATAATGACTTTCTCCATCTGCGCTCCAATATTTCTTTCTTCCTACAAAGACTTCTTTTACAGCTGCATAAAACAGGTTCTGTCCAATCATAGCctttttttgttacagtacAACTTGTTCTTTGTTAATATTTGTTATTACACTTCCCTGTGCCTCCACCTTCTTTGAGATACCACAGTTTTTTAtacctttcttttaaaaaaaatttggcatCTCCAATCCCACACAAATTTGGAATGACCAATTTGCAAACCATGTACACCCCTGCTGCCGGCTCGGGAAGACAGCTTGCACTTCTCCCCCGAAACACACGGCGTcagccagatgcttcttttcacaccgcaggcACAAGCCACGTGcatgcagggtgggggggaggagaccCAATCTGCGCAGAGACCAAGCCAACCTGAGTAGCTCAAGCAATGAACACCGCTATCCCCGccaactgaatccctcccatatATCCCTCGGGCGAAGTGAAGATAATTGTGTACCGCACCCTGCAgggctactggccacagttggcactgacACGGGTCAGATTAGAAAAAAAGCTGCGCTTTTACGgagtgagccacccagcagcacccAGTTTTGTATTCCTGGGAGTGACACTGATATTATCCACTACGAATCATCCCTCTGGATAAACCGGtttttaacataatgtaattttaaatttCACGGGCAGCTGACGGACTGAGACCAATAAGGCCGTGTCGAGCCATGTGGGGAGTACGTTTTATGTAAATTCACACAGTGTCAACCAAACATTAAAACTTGCCCAGGGCCAACACTGTCCCTCTGTGGACATGGCGCATTATTAAAGAACGAGCACACGGCCGGGACAAACGATGCTGAAATGCCACggtcacgctctctctcacccggACTTCGGTCTCCCTGGGCTTCCCATTGAGGTCGCACTTGGATCCGTTCACGTACGACTGGCTGTGGTAACGCTTCAGCCTGTGCTGCTTTGACGCCTGGGGGGGGGAAGTacatggaaaacagaaaagcGTGTTAGGagggccccctggtggacactgtgctgcactgcacAGCGGGCCACACAACCGTTCTTCAACTCTcagtcctggaaggctgcaGTGCCTGCTTGTTTTTCAGCACTTTGTGATCAATTTTAGTCATCGATCGGCTGGAGACCACACACCCCAAGGCttaaactggctgctgattgataGGAAACCACAATTCTGTAGTGCTCCAGGACAGTTTGACACTCCTGGTctacacacaaaccacagggCCACCTATGTATTCTTAAAACTGAAAGTTTTCATTGTCATGTTTAAACTGAAAGCATTAAGATTTTTGGCTTGTTATTGATAATCACGAAGGGGTTTCGTTGAAGACTGGCTAGTACAGTACTGCAGGTCAGCATGACCAACTGGAAAGGCTCCTAGAATGAGGAAGAACAGAAGATGCAAGGAAGGCTGAAGTGACCCTCTGGTTTGTATACAGAACATCTGTGGCAAAAGCAGAATGCAGAATAGCTGTTGAGTGCCCTGTGGATTAATGCCCTCCTTTTGAATCAATAGGCTGTCCTTTTACAATCCAATACTATATTCACGGACTATAACTTGgctttcattcacaaaatgtagCGCACCCAGATAAATAACTTAATTGTGATGATAGCTGTACATTCCCTGAGAAACCCAGTAATAATGACAAACTCTCCAAAAATAGAAACTCACATTTGACATGAACTAGCAAATTAGGCAAGAGAAGGCAAATGAAGCAATGAGGCTCAGACTGTCTGTGTACAAATCAAAAGGCGAAACATTTGCGTTGccatgcttttgtgtgttttgtcagAGCGCCCCGACTGTGGAAACAGCTTGGCTTCACATTAGTCGCGGGGAACGACCGCGCGTCGATGCGGGGTAGGGTAGAGTTCAGGCTGGCAGCGAGAGCGCTGCGGGTCCGGTGCCTGCCGTTCAGGGCGGCACCGCGGTACGGGCAAGCCCGCGAAATGCCACCGCGCTGACTGCTTTAAATGCCAGCCTGAGGCGCAACAGTGAAACCGGGGCCAAGTTTCACGGGCGCAGGCAACCGACGGGTCACCACAAACTCCTGTTCCTGCTTCCAGCGGCGCAAACTGAGCACGTCTTCGGCTGGCACCGCTGGCATTTCAATAACCTGCTTCATGCCAATCATCGGGAAACAGTAGCTGAGGCCGAATGactgctgcttctgctcctgaCCTGCTGGTGGTACTGTATAGTGCTTCTGCTCCTGACCTGCTGGTGGTACTGTATAGTGCTTCTGCTCCTGACCTGCTGGTGGTACTGTATAGTGCTTCTGCTCCTGACCTGCTGGTGGTACTGTATAGTGCTTCTGCTCCTGACCTGCTGGTGGTACTGTATAGTGCTTCTGCTCCTGACCTGCTGGTGGTACTGTATAGTGCTTCTGCTCCTGACCTGCTGGTGGTACTGTATAGTGCTTCTGCTCCTGACCTGCTGGTGGTACTGTATAGTGCTTCTGCTCCTGACCTGCTGGTGGTACTGTATAGTGCTTCTGCTCCTGACCTGCTGGCTGTGCTCATCTTCGCCCCCGGTACTCGTGTGTGAAGAGCGTGTGTGTTGTGGCGTTGTTTCACACAATGACACGTTCATTGAACTGCGTAATGAAACCATTTCTGGATGCGCACTGGGCTCATCCAGCCTTCTTATATGTATCCACAAAGTGCTAAATGTCTAAAGTCTTACTTTGGCAACAGAAAATCTCAAATTTGACTGAAGGAAAG is a window of Anguilla anguilla isolate fAngAng1 chromosome 13, fAngAng1.pri, whole genome shotgun sequence DNA encoding:
- the os9 gene encoding protein OS-9 isoform X1, which codes for MAASMVRWLRGLYIFFLTCLFTVSAFLNLDELNEMKYGIQILPDPVIMGQAKSENVMLVSNKYKQLYECRLPAQAVRFHQDPAAEPDPQGYSGPGISELLKPMYSAPCLVKTKDWWTYEFCYGQHIRQYHLDDSEIKGDVLFLGYYESEFDWNNETAKASKQHRLKRYHSQSYVNGSKCDLNGKPRETEVRFLCEEGSGDYVARVDEPQSCRYVLTVHTTRTCHHPFLRPPSTTKPHGIVCQPALSPQQYMDYVKAQVSDTKRKVEQISEELKNLDEILAKDEVADSRTGEKTAEEDAAVPSVGQEDTDKGADDASPEDVSVEDAEDEEFWEKAAKPDGKTPKDTEEAQKIDGDTAETELGDKAEFREGKFNFKIVTDSSDLMKFVKHLKENNRKVASADRRERGEGGAEGGAEGRQEEGKDNAEEGEDEDERLLQEFEEEIADLSVPSAKIDAIKEEMQKEFDNIIDEAQQELETEGLKGEFDRGQATQTLETTLDKLLDRLEDKEVLEPGPEGELGAADPARGSPSLAPRQPDQAPDDHVKIKVTKYKPGGSPDRQLKVQELSERDPQMQHIKDVVKEQLERAGLKTEGKIEVKILTRRSAEEAGDQWLTEEDTKSFRELLINLLTGGTEEVYKEQKRQQELENNYRFVWGEKQEEAQSTGTSDSDDVDF
- the os9 gene encoding protein OS-9 isoform X2, with the translated sequence MAASMVRWLRGLYIFFLTCLFTVSAFLNLDELNEMKYGIQILPDPVIMGQAKSENVMLVSNKYKQLYECRLPAQAVRFHQDPAAEPDPQGYSGPGISELLKPMYSAPCLVKTKDWWTYEFCYGQHIRQYHLDDSEIKGDVLFLGYYESEFDWNNETAKASKQHRLKRYHSQSYVNGSKCDLNGKPRETEVRFLCEEGSGDYVARVDEPQSCRYVLTVHTTRTCHHPFLRPPSTTKPHGIVCQPALSPQQYMDYVKAQVSDTKRKVEQISEELKNLDEILAKDEVADSRTGEKTAEEDAAVPSVGQEDTDKGADDASPEDVSVEDAEDEEFWEKAAKPDGKTPKDTEEAQKIDGDTAETELGDKEFREGKFNFKIVTDSSDLMKFVKHLKENNRKVASADRRERGEGGAEGGAEGRQEEGKDNAEEGEDEDERLLQEFEEEIADLSVPSAKIDAIKEEMQKEFDNIIDEAQQELETEGLKGEFDRGQATQTLETTLDKLLDRLEDKEVLEPGPEGELGAADPARGSPSLAPRQPDQAPDDHVKIKVTKYKPGGSPDRQLKVQELSERDPQMQHIKDVVKEQLERAGLKTEGKIEVKILTRRSAEEAGDQWLTEEDTKSFRELLINLLTGGTEEVYKEQKRQQELENNYRFVWGEKQEEAQSTGTSDSDDVDF
- the os9 gene encoding protein OS-9 isoform X3 is translated as MAASMVRWLRGLYIFFLTCLFTVSAFLNLDELNEMKYGIQILPDPVIMGQAKSENVMLVSNKYKQLYECRLPAQAVRFHQDPAAEPDPQGYSGPGISELLKPMYSAPCLVKTKDWWTYEFCYGQHIRQYHLDDSEIKGDVLFLGYYESEFDWNNETAKASKQHRLKRYHSQSYVNGSKCDLNGKPRETEVRFLCEEGSGDYVARVDEPQSCRYVLTVHTTRTCHHPFLRPPSTTKPHGIVCQPALSPQQYMDYVKAQVSDTKRKVEQISEELKNLDEILAKDEVADSRTGEKTAEEDAAVPSVGQEDTDKGADDASPEDVSVEDAEDEEFWEKAAKPDGKTPKDTEEAQKIDGDTAETELGDKAEFREGKFNFKIVTDSSDLMKFVKHLKENNRKVASADRRERGEGGAEGGAEGRQEEGKDNAEEGEDEDERLLQEFEEEIADLSVPSAKIDAIKEEMQKEFDNIIDEAQQELETEGLKGEFDRGQATQTLETTLDKLLDRLEDKEVLEPGPEGELGAADPARGSPSLAPRQPGKIEVKILTRRSAEEAGDQWLTEEDTKSFRELLINLLTGGTEEVYKEQKRQQELENNYRFVWGEKQEEAQSTGTSDSDDVDF